ATTTTTTCTCTCTCTTCAGTTCCTAAATTTATTAAATACATTTCAAATTTCATATTATTTCTCACTCCCAAGTTATATTATTGTATATATATCTTATTATGTATGTCACATTTTTGCAACTTATTTTATTTTTTTTTTTTTTCAATAGAATATTTTTTAATTTATTAGGAAAATTTAGATATACATTATTGTGCATATCCTTACTATTTTAAAGTACTTTGAAAGCAATTTTGTAAGGACATTTTTTTTAACAAATTTAATTTCTCCTTTTACTTACTATTTAGTTTCTCATAATTTAAGAATTTTTAAGTTTAATATTTTTTTAAATTCTCCCAATAGGTTTATATAAATATTAATAATAAAACTACTGCTATAAAAACTATCTGTTCTACCCAAGAATCTTTCATCAATTCTTCAACTATAATTTTGTGTATATTCTAAAAATTTCCAAAATAAAGTTATTCCAACCAAAGCTACAATAAATAAAATAATATGATGTATTCCAAATGGTAAAATATAACCAATAGTTAGATAAATAAATATATATAACAAATCCTATTATTAATAATAAAGCTGGCATTATGTTTTCTCTCATGCTCTTTCCTAATGATATTACTGAAAAGGTTAAATTATATTATTATACATATCTATTCCAACATTCTTATCTAATTTTATATTAGGATTAATTTTTATATAAACTATTTATAATAAAAAAAGAAAGAATGTCAGTATACTGAAACAATTCTCTCTTTTTAAATATTTTTTATACTTAGTATTTCTCGGCCTACAAATAAATCACTTTCTAAAAATTCTTCTATTGTTATATTTAAAATCACTGGAATGCAATTTTGATGATTATATAAAAACACTATTTTTAGCAAAGGAGAGTAATTTTCATTTTTCAAATATCTAAGAAGTTCTCTATAATTCCATTTAAGACACTTTAAAGCCAATCTAAGTTCACCATGATGCATCAATTCAGAATATTTAAATTCTGGAACTTTTACTTTAAAGGAAGCTTTCTTTCTCGTCATAAAGCTTTCTCTTAATAAACTATGAACTTTTACCATAGAATTTATCAAACCTTGTTCAAGTTCATTTTTTACTGTTCTTTCCATTTAAGGTACTCCTTTTTACTTAAGATTATACCATTTTCATTGAAAAATCCAAATACTTATAAGCAGTAAATATTTAACTAACTCTATTTATCCTTATTTCTAAAGTTTTTAAATTATATATTATTCTTTTTCCTGCTCTTCAACCTTTGGTGGAATATATTCATATAAAACAACATCTGTAACACCTATTTCAGCTAATTTAACTCTGCTTTCTTTTTCAATTACCATATATGCAGATTTTTTAGTATGCTTTCTTGTATATCTATTCATCATTCCTAATAATTCTTTTTTTTCTATGTCAGAAAGTTTATCCCAGTCCTTTAAACTTATCAATATCTCTCTATCCTCTATTGTCACAATTTCATTTTTTAGAAGATCATTTACTTTTTCATCATATTCACAAGAATAAGTTAAAGTAAAAAAAACTAACCCTAGAATAGCTACTAATTTTTTTCTCATGAGTTTATCCTCCTTTGATTTTATACTTAATTTGATTATCTAATTAAAATTATATATTAATAACTTTTAAAGTCAACTAAATAAAATTTTCTATCTTTTTATTTTTCTCAATAGCTTACTATAATACTAGTTTTTTTAATTGAAAATAAATTTTATTTTTATATATTCTTTTTGATTCTTTTCTATACTTTTTTATTCATAATTTATAGTTATTTTCCACTTTACTAAAAAATGAGAATAGAAAAAATTTTATTTTTATATATTCTCTTTGACTCTTCTCTATACTTTTTTATTCATAATTTATAGTTATTTTCCATTTTACTAAAAAATGAGAATAGAAAAAATTTTATTTTGTAAATTAGAATTATTTTATTATGAAAATATTTATAATTTTTTTATTGAGTATTTCTCAAATATAATTTATTTTTAGTTATAAAAGTATTCTCTTCTATTTCTTTTAGTTTTATCTTGCTTATGTATAGTTCTGACAAATCCTTAAATAGTATCTTTTCTTCTTTGTAGTCGAGATATTTTATTAAATTAATATTTACTATAGTACCTCGTTCAACTTTATAGAAATTAGTAAATTCAATTAAACTGGTTTCAACAGTAGAAAAATTAATTTTCAATGTAAAAATCTCTTTATTCAAAATATTAAATTGTACCCTTCTTGATACTCTACAGTAATTTATATATGTGACCTCTGAAAATTCAAGAATTCCCTTTTGATAAATATCATTTAAATAAAATTGAGTGTATTTGATCTGAGAATTTTTTAATCTATCTATACTTTTTTCAATTTCATAAATATCATGTCTTAAAATACAATCTGCAACCTGTTTATTTAAAAATAAAGTTCGCATTTTTTGAATATCATTTTTTCCAAGAACAACAATAATTGGAATTCCTTTTAAAAAAATATCTTTTATCTTCATATCTGCTTCTTCAGAAGCGATATCTATTATAAAAATTTGAAAATCTACATTACTCCTTTTATATTCTATGAATTCATAATCTAAAACTTCTCTTAAGAGAATCAGTAAATTTTCTTTAATATCTGTCCCTATCTTAATCATAAAAACTTATCTCCTTATAAATAGAGTTGAGCCTAATATTGCTTGCTATACTTGAAATGTTTTCAGCCAATTTAGACAAATATCTCATTTCTTCTACATTTAGTGATGTCGAATTCTCTTCAATAAATATTATTCCAACACAAGGATTTTTATTAAAAGCTAGTCTTATTCCAAAAGAATACTTTGTTCCCTTTATATTATTTTTCTCTATGTATAAATCATCTTCAATAAAATTAAGATTATTTAAATACTTTTTAATAGCCTTATTATTAAAGAATAGTTTTACACTAACAGATTTTATATTGATATTTTTTTGAATTTCTTTTTCTAATTCCTCTTTAAACTCAAGTTCGTTTTGGGCCAAACACAGTTTATTGTATGTTTTTTCAACATTTTTGTCTTTGAATACCATAATTTTTTTTAATGCTTCAGTATAAAAATCTAATATAAAAATAGTAAATAAAATTAAAAAGGGATCTTTTAAATCTTTAAAATAGAAAAGAACAATATATGAAATAGTAAATCCAAGTATATATCGTACTACTCTGTTTATATTTTGATTATAAATTCTTAAATTAATGAAGCAAATCCCCCAATATATACACATATATTCAATTAGTCTTATAAAATAATATAAATTTATGGCTTTCGGAAATAATAAATAAAAAAATTCTAAGAAGAAATATACAGCAATAATTGCAATCCAGTAAAATTTATTAGTAAATTCAAGAAATTTTTTGTTTATAACTAAATTAAATACTAACATAATCAAAATTATTCTTCTTAAATTAATGAACTTGTAAAGTCTTTGCAGAAAAATTAAGATTATCTCATGATGTTGATATAAATGTGCATAAACCTTCGGGAAAATTAAATTAACACAAATTATTGCATAATGAAATAAGGTTAAAATAAGCAATATATAAATAAAAATTCTCATCTTTTTATATTTTTTATCCAACATATAATTTAAAATATATAATATAAGATTAGTTACCAAAATAATTGAAATTAAGAAATCTATAGTTACCATAAAATTATTTTCTATATCAGCTTTAACAGAAAAAAATAATTTCACCATTAAAAGAAAAAAAGAGAAATCAAGTGCTTTAACTTTTTTTATATGCTCTTTTATCTTTAGATAAATATTAAAATTTAGAATAATAAGTGCTAAAGTTACTATATTCAGAACAATTTTTTGATTTCGTGAAAATATATCTCCTTGAAGATATATTGTCATTTTTTTCCAAGTATCATTTTTTACAAAAGGAATATATTTAACTTGATTGTCATAATTGACTCTTAATAAATACTCTCCATTAGGAACATTTAAAAATAATTTACCATTTATAAAATTTTTCGTTTTAAAATTCAAATAAGTTTTATTTAAAGAAAGTATGGAATATTCACCAATATTTCTATCTAAAACTTCAGTATATTTTATTCGAGGAACAATATATATAAAATCATTTTCATTTCTAGAATCATATTTTAATATTAAAATCAAAAAAATACTTGTCATTATAATATATAATAATATTTTTTTATTCATTTTATCTCCTTAAATATAATCTTTCTTTAAAATAATATAAACTTTCATATTATTAGTCTTTTTGTAAATTTTTCATTAATTATTCAAGAAAAAATCTTTATAACTTCTTCTTGATTTTATCTTAAAATTGGAAAAGGAGAATAAATTTGGTTAAAAACTAGGCATATTATTTTAAAAATATCATTTTAAAAAATTACTAAAAAACATACTTTTTAGATATTTTTTTTAATTTTAAACAATATTTTCAATATTATTTATAACTCTTACTTTAATCATATTAATATTCTATAATATTATCACCATAATATATTCAACCAGTAGTAAAATACATCTTGTCAATATATTTTCTTTTTTTATTCCCTTATTTTTATAAAATATTATTAACAGTAATTTGGAATAAGATTATTTATTTTTCAAGGTGTTTTCAACTACTAGTCCCACTATTCTTTTACTTTTGTATTAAAACTTCTTTTTAAATTTTTTCCTTGTTTAAATGTAATCTTCTTCTGTGCTGGTATTTTTTCTATCTTTTTCGTTCTTGGATTGCTGAAGATTCTCTCTTTTGTTTCTTTCACTTCAAATTTACCCCAGCCTTTAAATTCAAGTTTTTCATTTGTCTTTAAAACATCAACTATCCCTTCCCAGAAAATATCTACTTTATTTTTTGCTATTTTCATACTTCTTAATTCTCTTTTTTCTTTTAATTCTTTTATAAATTCTATTTCTTTCATGGCTTCTATCCTTTCGATTTATTTTCATCTTCTAATGCAAGTTTAAAAAGCTCTATTAATATTTCAGTATTATTTCTTTTCACACCATTAATTTCTCTTAAGGTTTTTAACTTATTTTTTATGAAAATATATTCTTTTTTTGTGAGCCAGCAACCATACAAACGATACCTCTGTTTATCACTCTCTTTCTTCTTTTCTATTTCCATATATTTCTCCTACAAAATTCTCTTTTAAACATCTATACTTTTTCTTGATAATAACTCTTATTTTAATATTTTTTCCCATATTAATATTTTTAATTTCAGTTATATATTAAAAAGATTTTTTAATCCTTTAGTCTGAATTTCTTTATAAATTTTTTTCAACTGTATTTTTTCCTCTTTACTATAATTAATTTTATTTAATTCTTTGCTTATTAGTTCAAGAAGTAATTCTTCTAATTCTAGTTTGTTCACCATGTGGAATTTATTATATTTTTCAAAAAGATATATAAGTATTTTTTTATTAGTTTTAAATTTAGGTTTTAATTTGACAAGACCTTCTTTTACTATATTGTATTCTTCATAGCTGACTCTCATACCTAATATAGTTCTAACTTTGTTCCCACTTCCTAAGGGTCTTCCTCTTCTTTCTATTTTTTCATTCATATTTTCACCTTTAGATAATAAACTGTCCCTACATAAGGGACAGTTTATTCAATTTAAAATTTATAATTGAATCTTACACCATATTTAATTGATGAATCTTTTTTATGTGACTCATCTGCTGCTTCCACTTCAAATGTTACTCCCATGTGGTTGGCTTTCTCTACTGTCAGTCCTACTTTTCCTGATAGCTTTCCTTCTTTTTCATCTGGAGTAATCAGACTGTAATATCCTTCTCCTCCATTTTTAAGTCTTGCTTTGTTTCCATCATAGTTATCTCCAAGTTCATATGCATATTTTACATCTGCTGTTACTTTTACAGATACATCATTTACTACATAGACTCTCTGCTGAGCTTTTACTCCTGCTGCTGCCTGTGCGCTTAAGTAATCATTATCTTTAATTTGCACTTCAAGTCCACCTTTGCTTCCAGCACTTTCTTTAAAATCATCTACTTTTCCATATTCTAAATTTAAGTCAGCATATACATCTAATTGTCTAGATAAATCTGTATAGATAGCTTTTGTTAATCTGTTATCAAGTGCTACAGAGTAAGTATTATACTCTCCCTTATTTTCAAATGTTTCTTGAAGATTAAGTTTTCTCTTAGCAATATGTCTGTTGTATCCTAGTTCTATTCTTGATAACCATGATACTTTATGCTCATCACTTAGATTTTTAACTCTGTGTGCTCCTACTCTCAATGAATATACATCTTCTTTTGAACCACCATCATCAAAGTCAAATTTAGATCCAGCAAATCCTATTGTATATCCATACTTGCTTCCATACTCTGTTCCCTCTTTTTCTTTCATATATAGAAGTCCCATTACTTTGTAGTCATAGTCATCTATTCCTAAAGTAGAGTCCTTGTAGTTTCCATCAGTATAAATAACACTGTATTTACTGCTGTCTTTAGTTAGGTTGTATGATGATTCAAGTTCATAGAAAGAATTATTAAATGCCTGATTAATATCCTGCATTCTTCCTTGAATAGTTGCATAGATATCTCCTCTGAATTCAGCTAATTTTTTTGAAGCTTCCCCTGTAAATTTATTTTTTTCCATTCCTTCTAAATAATTGTTTAATCCTTTTAAGATTTCAGCATCTCTTCCATTTCCACCACTATTTCTTAAAACATTATCAAGTCCCTTATCCAAAGTATCAAATTGTTTCCCAAGAGTTAAATCTGCATATGGTCTTTTAGCTATTACTAAATCTCCAGCATTTGTCACTTTTGCTATAAATAGAGGTGATGTTACAGGAGTAAATTTTGTTCCTGTTATTGTTTTGATAGCTGTATTTACAAATCCTTTTATTTCATATGAAATACCATTTCCTGTAAGTGTAAAATTAGGTAGTAATCTTATCTCTCCACTTACACTACGTGCATTAAACAGAGGTGTTTTAGTTGTTACATCTACATATGCTCCATTAACAATTACATTTCCAACAGTTGAGAGAGTTCCTCCAATAGCAGTATATTTATCATTAATCAGTATAGTTCCATCTGGCTGTATTACTACTGCTCCTACTCTTGCAGCTGTAACATTACTTGAGTCTTCCGTTTTTCCTTTTCCTGTTACTATTATATTTCCTGTATTAGTAACATTTCCTATACCTTCAATACCTGTTCCATTCTTTACATATATTGTCCCTTTATTAATTAGATTTGCTTGAGTACCTACCAGCATTCCTACACCTTCATTAACAGTTATTATTCCTCTGTTTTCTATTGTAGCTCCTGCATATGCTGCCATACCTATTGTTCTATTTCCACTTGATACTAAAGTTCCACCTAAATTGATATTACCATTAGTTTCATTTATTGCTGTAGCTCCATCTCTTACCAGAACTCCTACTCCACCATTATCTATATTTATTATTCCTTTGTTTGTAAAACTAGTTCCTTCACCTTGTCCATATATTCCTACTGAATATTCATGGTTTACTGTTATTGTTCCAGAACTTGTTGCCATAGTTCCTCCTGACAAATACATTCCTATTGAATTCTCATGTTTTGTTTTGTCATTAGGTTCTCCATTTACATTTGTACTTCCTACAGTTATAGTTCCTGTATTTGTAACTCTATTTGCTCCTTCTGAATAAACACCTACAGCTGACATTCCTAATGTTATATTTGCTTTATTTTCAATTAATGCTGATTCTCCTGCTGTTTGTTTTAAATAGATTCCATATCCACTATTTCCTACTGTCCAGTTTCCTGCTGATGTAGTTATAGTTCCTCTTCCATCTATCTTATAGATTCCAACTGATGCTCTCTCAGTTTTATTAGCTATTATCATGTTTCCTGTATATGTTATATCTCCATTACCTTCACTTGCAATACCTATACTTGTATCAGCACCAATTCCCATATTTCCTGTTACTACTGAGTCCATTCCTTTAGCATATACTCCTATTGCATCACCTGATTCTACTGTAATGTTTGACATATTAGCAGTTATTGTTCCTCCAGTTCCTTCACCATAGATTCCCACTCCCTCTGTTCCAACAGACATTCTCTCTGTTCCAGTTCCTTGGGTAATTATACTTCCAGGTGCCATTCCTTTTCCAAAAACACCTATACTGTAGTTTCCTGCTGAAAGATTTCCACTTCCTGTATATGAACCACCATTTAAAACAACTCCTATTGATGATATTGATTTATCTTCTGATATTGGAGAATCCCCAACTAAAAGATTTCCTCTAGTTGTAATTTGGCTCTCTTCTCCATATATACCTATATTTTTATTTCCTTTTACTGAAATATCACCTGTTATTACCAAATTAGAGTTATCTTTTGCCATTACTCCTACTTGATTATTTTCAGTAGCACTTCCAATAGAGATTCCTCCTGCTGTACTTCCTGCTGAGTTATTCAATACCATTCCAATAGTATAGTTTCCTGTTTGAGTTATTGTTGGTACTGCCCCAAGTGCTGCTACTCCATCATAATAAATTCCCATAGAATACTTAACTGATGTTCCACTTTGTACATTTATTGCAGTTGCTCCAAATGTTGGTGCTGCTCCTTTTACATAGGCTCCTATTCCACCATTTTGAACTGTTATAGCTGATGCTCCTACAGCATTGATAGTTCCACCATCTGCTACTATTCCTATTTGGTTATCAGCTGTAATATTTCCACTGAAATTTAATGTAGCACCTTTAGAATACATATATATTCCATCTGCTCCTACTGTAATATTAGCTGTATTCCCAACTGTTACTGTCGTTCCAGCTCCCTCAGCATATACTCCTATTCCCTTATTTCCAGTTGTAATTGTTGCTGTTCCTGCCATAGTCATATCTGCCCCATTTTGAGCTACTATTCCTATTGCACTTTTTGATGCACTTCCTTCACCTGTTGTAATTGTTCCATCTATTGTGGAAACTGCTGTTCCTGTTGCAAATACTCCTACACTTTCATTTCCTAAGTTAACAGTTCCTACATTTATATTCCCTGATGTTCCCTCTAGAACTACTCCTGTATTTCTTGAACCTGTTGAAGTTATATTATTTGCAGTAAGTCCATTTGTTGCTCCTTTAATATATACTCCTATTCCATCTGTTCCTGTCATATTCATATTATTATTTTGTACAGAAGTAAGCACACCATTGTGAGCTGAATATATTCCAATTCCATTACTTCCTACATTTATATTTCCTGTATTTGCTACATCTGCTACATCTGTATAGATTCCTATTGATGGTGTATTTGTACTTGATTTTCCAGATGCATTGATTGTTCCTGTATTATTTATTGTTACTGGAAAGCCAGGATTTGTTCCTCCTTTTACTGCTGCCAGTCCTATTCCTCCAGATACAGCTGTTATTGTACCAGAGTTATTTACACTGTGTGCTGCTGTAAGTCCTGAATCATATAGCCCCATAAGTCCTGTTGCGCCTTCTCCTACGTTTAGAGTTCCTGAAGAGCTTAGGCTTCCATTTGTTGTTGCTGCTAGTGAACCTGACCCTATCACATTTATATTTGCTCCAAGATTCATTGTTCCCCCATTATTGAATACTCCTATTCCTCCACCTGCTAAGAAGTTGAATTTAAGGTTTCCTCCAGTTCCTAAATTAGCTATTCCACCTTTTATATATACTCCTGTTCCTCCATTTATATTAAGCACAGTTGTATTAGTTGTAAGAGTAGTTCCATTGTCTACATAGATACCTATTCCTCCTACTGTATTTATTGTTCCACTATGAGTAAGATTTGTTCCTGGTGTAGTTCCATCTAAATAAATTCCTACTCCATTTTGAGCATTTACAGTTACATTACTCATTGTATATGCTCCTAATGCACTCTTCAAAAGAATTCCTATTGAAGATTTTAATGGAGTTCCTGTTTTTGTACCTGTTGCTATATTTGCTCCATTAAAAGTTACACTATTATCTAGAACATATACTCCTACTGAGTCCTGTCCTGTTGTTATATTTCCTGATATTACTGAAGTTCCTTTAGCTACAACTCCTACTGCTCCTCCAGAATTTGATGTATCAACTGTAAAATCTATCTTGGAATTTTCTCCAAATACTCCAACTCCTCCTGAAGCTATGTTTAAAGTTCCTGTTTTTATTTTATTTGCTTCAGTATTTTTAAGATACATTCCTACTTTATTTGAATTAATTGTTCCTCCAGTTCCATCAAAACTGTTAGTAGAGCCATCTACATATACTCCTGTTCCTGTTGTAGTAGTTATTGTTCCTGCATTTTTACCTGAGTTTGTTCCAGCTCCTCCTATATACATTCCAAGATTAGCACCTGCTGTGATTGTTCCCCCAGCTGCATTTTCCACTGCTGCAGTTTTTCCAGCTTTAGCTCCAGCAACCATTCCTACAACTGATTTATTTAATCCACTTGGTGCTCCATTCATCAGTATAGTTCCTGAGTTTTCTCCTTTACCTTCTTCTGTATATATTCCTATGCTGTCACTATCATTCATTGTAATAGTTCCTGTTGAAGTTAACTGAGAACCTTCTCCTACATATGAACCAATATTTTCTGATTTTCCTGCTGTCGATGTAATATTAGAATTATTTACTAAAGTTATCCCATCTGCTGCATATATTCCAATGCTTTCACTACCAGTCAGAGAAATATCTGAGCTATTTGTCACTGTTCCAGAAGCAGTTCCCTTGCTGTAATATATTCCTATATTTTTAGTTCCTGCTGCTGTATTATTTACAGTTATTGTTCCTCCAGTTGCAGA
Above is a window of Fusobacterium varium DNA encoding:
- a CDS encoding LytTr DNA-binding domain, whose product is MIKIGTDIKENLLILLREVLDYEFIEYKRSNVDFQIFIIDIASEEADMKIKDIFLKGIPIIVVLGKNDIQKMRTLFLNKQVADCILRHDIYEIEKSIDRLKNSQIKYTQFYLNDIYQKGILEFSEVTYINYCRVSRRVQFNILNKEIFTLKINFSTVETSLIEFTNFYKVERGTIVNINLIKYLDYKEEKILFKDLSELYISKIKLKEIEENTFITKNKLYLRNTQ
- the hupA_1 gene encoding HB → MKEIEFIKELKEKRELRSMKIAKNKVDIFWEGIVDVLKTNEKLEFKGWGKFEVKETKERIFSNPRTKKIEKIPAQKKITFKQGKNLKRSFNTKVKE